A segment of the Leptolyngbya sp. CCY15150 genome:
GCAATCAACAACGGCATTTTCGACGTTCCCCTGCAGCTTATTTAGCTAACCTGGAGCAGAAGGCTCTCCAGCTAGTTTTGCCGCCCTAGTTTTTTTTTGACCTGTTCCCGCAGATGACCATGGAGCGTCTCAAGAATCTGCTCGATGACGCCGTCCTCACGCCATTGCTTGTAATGCCAAAACACGGTTGAATAGGGCGGTAGGTCGTTGGGCAAGTCACCCCAATTGCAGCCATTTTTCAACTGATAGAAGATACCGTCGAGGATGGCTCTCTTACTCCATTT
Coding sequences within it:
- a CDS encoding transposase — protein: MEYNQAKMTYSSSLTDREWELIEPLLPKKKQTRPPKWSKRAILDGIFYQLKNGCNWGDLPNDLPPYSTVFWHYKQWREDGVIEQILETLHGHLREQVKKKLGRQN